In Populus trichocarpa isolate Nisqually-1 chromosome 16, P.trichocarpa_v4.1, whole genome shotgun sequence, a genomic segment contains:
- the LOC7468921 gene encoding alpha carbonic anhydrase 4 produces the protein MTSTSNFNVYNINMMSFLLLVSLIIVSYSLAISLALESEVEDETQFTYEEGTEEGPKNWGKINPHWEACGKGKMQSPIDVLDRRVEVFPNLGKLRRDYQAAPAAVKNRGHDITVIWKGDAGKITINDTDYQLQQCHWHSPSEHTFNGSRHDLELHLVHYSSQGGIAVVAIVYKYGRPDRFLSKLLRHINHVDHREREMGIVNPGDIKFGSRKYYRYVGSLTVPPCTEGVVWTIVMKVRTVSREQVKALRDAVHDGFEANARPTQPSTGIPMYEYRPRQNGAST, from the exons ATGACTAGCACCAGTAACTTCAATGTCTACAACATCAACATGATGAGCTTTCTCCTTCTTGTTTCTCTCATCATTGTCTCATATTCACTCGCCATCTCCTTGGCGCTCGAGTCCGAAGTTG AGGATGAAACTCAATTTACATATGAAGAAGGAACTGAAGAAGGGCCAAAGAACTGGGGAAAGATTAATCCACATTGGGAAGCTTGTGGTAAAGGAAAAATGCAGTCTCCTATTGATGTTCTTGACAGAAGGGTGGAAGTTTTTCCGAATTTAGGAAAGTTGCGTAGGGATTACCAAGCAGCTCCTGCAGCTGTGAAGAATAGGGGACATGACATTACA GTGATTTGGAAAGGAGATGcaggaaaaattacaattaatgaTACTGATTACCAACTGCAGCAATGTCATTGGCATTCACCCTCAGAGCATACATTCAATGGTTCAAG GCATGACCTGGAGCTTCATCTAGTTCACTATAGCTCTCAGGGAGGGATAGCTGTTGTTGCAATTGTTTACAAATATGGTCGGCCTGATCGCTTCCTTTCAAAG TTGCTCCGCCATATAAACCATGTTGaccatagagagagagagatggggaTTGTCAACCCAGGAGATATCAAATTTGGGAGCAGAAAGTATTACAGATATGTCGGTTCTCTCACAGTTCCTCCATGCACTGAAGGTGTTGTTTGGACAATAGTCATGAAG GTCAGGACAGTTTCAAGGGAGCAAGTTAAAGCATTAAGAGATGCTGTTCATGAT GGATTCGAGGCAAATGCAAGACCAACTCAGCCATCGACTGGAATTCCAATGTACGAGTACCGTCCAAGACAGAATGGGGCCTCTACCTAG